The sequence below is a genomic window from Salinispira pacifica.
CCGATGTGTCTGTGGCCGCACGGCTGGCCTCACAGGGTATCGGAAGCTGGATCGTGGATAACAGCGTGCGGAATCTCTACATCATCACTGAAGCGTATGAAGCGCCGAAAAAAACCGAGCTGGACTTGCAGCGTCTGGCGGACATGCTGCTGCCCGGCGGCGGTTTATCCAGGCTTCAGCCCGATTTTGAGCCCCGGGACCCTCAGCTTGAAATGCTTGAAGAGGTGGTGAAAGCTTTCAATGAAAATCTGATAGTAGTCAGCGAAGCGGGCACCGGGGTGGGAAAGAGTCTGGCGTATCTCATCCCGGCAGCCGCCTGGGTGCTCCAGAACCGTGAACGGGTGGTTATCTCCACCGCAACCATCAACCTGCAGCAGCAGATTCTCGAGAAGGATATCCCCACGGTTCGCCGGCTCTTCAAGGATTCCGGGGGTGATGAGATCAAGGTGGTGCTGGCCAAGGGGCGCAACCAGTATCTCTGCCAGAGCCGGCTGCAGGAACTTATTGAGGAAGAGGGGCTGTTCGGCGAAGAGCAGCTGGATGAGATCAGGCGATGGGCGGAGGTAACCGAGACAGGGGACCGCAGCGACCTGCCGTTTAACCCCGATCCTTCCCTGTGGGCCCGGGTGAACTCCGACGCCGATGCCTGCAGCGAACTACGCTGTTCCCGCCGGGGAAGCTGTTTTCTCCAGAAGGCCCGGAAGGCTGCCGCCTCCGCTCATATCGTGGTGACCAACCATCACCTGCTGTTCGCCGACCTGGCCATTCGAAAGGAAGGGTTCGGACAGGATGCAACTGTCATTCTGCCGGCTTTTCAACGACTGATTATCGACGAGGCCCACAATGTGGAGGGAGCGGCAACCAGCTATTTCAGCGAGGAATTCAACCGCTTCACCCTGCATAAATACGCCAATATGCTCCTGCGCCAGCGACGCAGCCGGGCTGGGGGAATTATCCCCTCCCTCCGAAAAAGCGCCGGCGTCCGTTTTGAGGGTGCGGAGGCATTGCTCCAGTCCATGCGCAGCAGGGTGCAGGAACTGGACGACGCCCTTCTTCCCTTCCTGGATCAGCAGAACTCCCTGCGCTTGGCGGCGGATCCCAATGAGCTTCCCGGAAATCATGAAAAGAGCGAGCTGGAGACCGTGCTCTTTGAGCAGCTCGGAAGATTTCAGCAGTCTGTTCTGGATACCGTGGAGCTCCTGGCTGACGAGTTCAAAAGTCTTGACGATTCGGACAGCGACGAGCCCAGAATCGCAGAGCTGCGGATCATGATCCGCCGTCTGGAGGGGGTGGCAAAAATCTGCGGGGATTTCCGGGAATATGCCACCCGCCCGGACCTGGTGTACTGGCTGGACCGGCGACGAAGCTCCGCCGGGGATCGCTTTGTTCACTTCACCGCAACCCCCATCGAAGTTGGACCGATTCTTCAGGAAGCCATGTTTGACCAGTACGAAAGCATCGTGCTCACAAGTGCAACCCTTTCGGTGAACAAATCGATCCAGTACTGGCAGCGGAGGGTGGGGCTGTTGAACAACGACAGGCTCGTGTTTAAAAGCATGGAGAGTCCGTTCGATTACAGCCGCCGGGTGCTGCTGGGGGTTCCCAACGATGCCCCCAGCCCGTCGTCGGGGGAACAGTACTCCTCCTGGCTCCAGGGTTTTGTGATGCGGATGCTGGATATCTCCGAGGGCCACGCGTTGATTCTGTTCACCAGCTACTCCATGCTCACCCAGGTGTACGAGTACTGCAAACCCCTGCTAGTTCAACGGGGTATCACCTGCTTCAGGCAGGGGGACGATGACCGCAACCGTCTGATGAGCAGCTTTCAGAAGGAAGTAAGCTCGGTGCTCTTTGCAACCCACAGTTTCTGGGAAGGTATCGACGCCCCCGGCGACGCCCTGAAACTGCTGATCATCAGCAGACTGCCGTTCCGGGTACCCACGGAACCGGTGCTACTGGCCAGAACAGATGCAATTCAGAGCCGGGGGGGGAATCCCTTTTTCGAATTGAGTCTGCCCGAGGCGGTGATGAAGCTGAAGCAGGGATTCGGAAGGCTGATGCGCCGGAAGAGTGACAGGGGCGTGGTGCTGATTACCGATAACCGGGTGATTACCAAACGCTACGGGCGGAACTTCATCGACTCTCTGCCTCCGGCCCGGCTGGTTGTGGAATCTTCAGACCGTCTGGCGGGGGAAGTTGAGCGGGTTCTCTACGAGGATATGGATTCCTGAGCCCCCATTCGAACCGCGTCCGACCGCCGGTCTTAACCACGTCCGGCCGCCGTACTTCACTGTAGTCATAAAGCCCAACCCCCATACCGGAACGAAGTTCCACCCGGGCTCTGAAAGCAGATAAACTGAAAAGCACACAAGCCGGAAAAGCACAAAAAAAGAGCTGCCTGATAATATCAGACAGCTCTGTTCCGCATCACATGGGATGCAGGGACACTTTCAAAAATCATGATTTTTGAAAGATGTGTCCGGGGCTACTTAATGATTGCAATAATGTCGGAGAAGCTCACGATGAGGTGATCATCACCGTCAATTTTTACCTGGGTTCCTGCATATTTGTCATACATTACCCGGTCCCCCACCTTCACAGTGATCACATCGGTGTCATCACCGATTGCAGTTACTACCGCAGTTTGGGTCTTTTCCTGGGCAGTCTGAGGGATAAACAGACCTCCGGAAGTTTTTTCTTCGCCGGCTTCTGTCTTAAGAAGTACCCGGTCGCCTAGGGGCTGTACGTTCATACCCGTCCTCCTGATTGAGTATACATGACGTTGTCTATTTGTATGGTGGAAATATACGCAACATGGCTTTGTTGGTCAAGAAAAAGCGTACCTCAGAGGACTCTTTCAAAACAGCACTCTGAACATCCGTCCGGAGAAGGTGTGCCGGGCCGCTCCCCGCTCTATCTTACATATGAGGCGTAAATATAAGGCATTTTGCCTCCGATGACCCACAATTACCCCGCTCCCCAACCAGATGAGTCATTATGATACAACTCTTTGCAGCTGTGTATGCTCTGTGTCAATATTCCGCATTGTGATATTATCAGTGGATAGCAATCACAAAACGTGATATAGATAAGTTGTTGTATGGTAGGCATATATCAGAAATAAACAAAAAAATCAGACTTGGCACGGCAATTGCATTAAATGTTGATATACAGGAGGACTTCATGAGCCAGGCAACAGAAAAGCGTATTAACGGTAACACCAAAAGTAATGATGAAAATATTCTTACCATGTATCTGAAAGAAATAAATAAAATCCCCCTTCTCTCCCGTGAAGAAGAAGTGGACCTTGCCACCCGTGCCCGGGACGGTGAACAGGCGGCCAAGGACAAACTTGTCCAGGCAAACCTTCGCTTTGTTGTGAATGTTGCGAAAAAGTATCAGAATCAGGGCCTTCCCCTCACTGACCTCATCAGTGAAGGAAATATCGGCCTTCTGAATGCCATTGAGCGTTTCGATGTGGATAAAGGCTTTCATTTTATCTCCTATGCAGTATGGTGGATTCGTCAGGCCATCCTCAAGGCGATCTGCGAAAAGAGCCGGATGATCCGTCTGCCGCTGAACAGAGCCAATGAACTTGTACAAATAGAGAAAGCCCGAAAAGGCATTTCCGGACGGGTGGGTGAAACCGAAGAGATTCGGGAGATCGCCCGGACACTGAACATGGACGAAGAACATGTAACCGACCTGGTGAATATCAGCCGGGAACATGTTTCCCTGGAAACACCGGTATACAAGGAAAAAGACAGCTCCATGCTCAGCGACTTTGTTGAAGACAATGTGAATGCACTGCCTGAGGATCTGGTACTTCATGATTCACTGAAAAATGATATCAACAACATCCTCACCACCCTTACCGAGAAGGAAGCTGAAATTATTCAATTCCGTTTCGGATTGAACGGCTATGCTCCAATGAGTCTCAAGGAGATTGGTGACCGTTACAACCTTACCAAGGAACGGATCAGACAGATTGAGAAAAAGGCCATAAAGCGGCTTCAGCATCCCACCAGAAGCCGATATCTCTCCTCCTATGTTGCCTGATTGCATCTGATTTTCCCCGTTCTTGTATGTACGGCAGCCTCCGGTATCCTTTTCCGGAGGCTGTTTTTTTTACCGGATATTCACTATTCTGATCGATATGAGCGATCCATATTTTCGGGTGCTGATCAATCCCCATCGGTATCCCCGTTACATCAAACGCCTGAAGAAAAAGATCAGGAAGGTACCCGGCGGGCGGATTCAGGAAGCCGGAAGCAAGGAAGATTTTTCCCGGGGCATCCGAGACTTCCTGTACAGTGATGAGAAGTACCTTCTGGTTTGGGGGGGCGACGGTACCGCCCATCTGGCCATCAACAGCTGGATGAAGCATCTTGAGGAAAACGATCTACCCGGTGATTCCGGCGGAGGTAAACCCGGCGGCCCGAACAGCAGCGGTGAGACCGGCAAAGGCGACACCGGCCGAAGTAATTCCGGCGGCGGCGCTGCCCTGCCCATGGATCAGAAAGCCATAGGTTTTCTCCGGGGCGGCAGCGGAAACGGCATACAGGACTCCTATGAAGTTCCCTTCCTTCTCTCCAGTCAGATATCAACCTACCTGCAAAGCATGCAGCAGGGCTACACCCAGCAGGTGGATCTGCTCACAGTAGGCAGCGGCCGGGAGCTGCGGTATGCCCAGTTGGCGGGCACCGGTTTCGATGCGGAACTGCTGAGAAGACGGGAAGCGGCTCTTGCACGGCGGGGCGGAAGGCCCAGCGGTCTCGCCCAGTATCTTAAGGGAGGTCTTTCCCTTTTCCGGGAAGATTTTCTTGCCCGGCGAAACAGCTTCCATCTGATCATGGAAAATGGAAAGTACGCCCTGCGCAGCACCCGGGCCAATGCCGAGCTGGGCTTCACCCGGCTTGAGTACGAACAGACCCCTCTGATGATCGAAGCGGGAACCCGCCCGTTTTACGGCCGGATGTTCAAGGTCTGTCCCGATGTGGTGTGCAATGACGGCAGGATGGACGTGTATCAATTCATGTTTGAAAACAAATGGCAGATCCTCTCCAACCTTCTGCCTCTCTGGAACGGGTGGCATAACCGGATCAACCGGAACCAGGCGGAGAAGGGACGCCCTCTCATCGAACGCTATGAAGTGGAACGGCTGAAAATAATATCTGCTACCCCGTTTTTGTATCATATTGACGGTGAATTGGAAGAATGCAGGGAACAAAACGGAGAATACTCCCTTAGTCTGGGAATTGCTCCCGGTGCAATCCGTTTTCTGGTTCCCGGGAGCTTCCACAGAAAATTTCACCCCGAGAACCTGTATCATCAGGGAAAGGTATGGAAGTGAGCTTGTTCCGCTTCGGAAAAGCCGCCGGAGATCCGGCGGCCCGGTTGTGTCAGACTCAGAGCGGATATTTCAACAATGCGTATCGCAGGGTGACTATTTCAGTTCGATCTGAATCTTTTTGGTTTTCTTGTTTTCCTTCTTGGGAAGGGTGAGGATCAGGCTGCCGTTATCGTATTGGGCGCTGATATTTCCGCTGTCCACCGTTTCTCCCAGTTCAAAACTTCTTTTGTATCCGGAAAACTGCATTTCTTCCCTGAGCATATCATAGCCTTCGCCCGGTGCTTTGCTGCATTCGGCACTCAGATTCAGCACATTCTGTTCCACTGTGATATTCACATCCTTCTTTTCCACACCCGGCAGATCGAAGATCATCAGGTAGCTGTTTTCGTTTTCATGGATATCGCAGGCAGGTGTCCGGAAGCTGTTTCCCCGGGTGCTTTCAACCTGCCGGTCCTTTGATTCTTTTTTTGCAAGATTCATGACGTCCCTCCTTACTGTATTTCGATCTTTTTCGGTTTGGACTCCGGTGATTTCGGCAGACGGATAATGAGCAGTCCGTTCTCTGTTTCCGCCTTGATGTGATCCGTATCGATCCGTTCGTTCAGCAGAAAATTCCGCTGAAAATCTCCCTGAAACCGTTCATTCAGATGTATTTTCATGTTTTCCTGCTGATCCTTCTTCCGTGAGCCGGAGATACTCAGGGTGTTGTCCTGGATGCTCACTTCGATATCATCCCTGGACATGCCGGGAACCTTGGAAACGAGCACATAACTTTCCTTGTTTTCGTACATGTTGGTCTCCGGCCAGGCTCCATAACCCCGGTATCCGGTGCCGTTAAAAATCCGGTTCATTTCCCGGTTCAATTCAAACAGGTCATCCAATACGCTTTGATACATGACTTCCTCCTTGTAATTTCATCATGAAATGCTGATATGATGCGGCCGGGCCTCTTCGGTCTTCGGCACGTTGATATTCAGCACTCCGTCCCGCAGCTCAGCATTGATTTTCGATTCGTCTGCGCCCCGCACGGTGAAACTCCGGGTAAAACTCCCCTGACTCCGTTCAAAGCGGGAGTTCTTGCCCAGACCCTTCTTTTTTTCCTGCTTCCGTTCCCAGGAAACGGTGAGAACATCGTTTCTCAGCTCAATTTCAACCTCTTTTTTCTTTACCCCCGGAAGTTCCAGTTCAATCCGGTAAGAATCCTCCCGGTCCTGGAAGTCGCATTTGGCATTGAGCATCTTTCGCATGTTCCCTGAGATGTCGCTGGAAAGATGTCCCGGAAGATTGTTCCAGTCCGCATCAAGCATGGAAGGAACATCGTTCCAGAAGTCTCTGAACAGGCTCAGTTCACGACTCATAATGTACCTCCTCTCATATGGTTTCCGGTATCAACCGGTTATTAATGATATTGCAAAATATGTGCCAATTTTTATCCTGCATGCACAGGTTTATAAAATACTATATTGTATTAAGATACGTAGATTCATCAGGGCGGTTCGCTCTGACGGAACGGGGTGGAGCGGGGGGTGATCCGGGCAAAAATGCTACATCCTGAAATTTCATCCCGATCCCTTCTGGGTAAAAATGACACAGAAATCCGGTGGCGGATCTGACGAATGGAGCATCTTTTCAGCCTGTCAGCGGCTTCCCTGTGGGGGAGCAGATAGATCGGTGGAAGTTTTCTTTTGACAGCATTCATAAAGGGGGTTAGTCTTTTTATTAGAGCTATGAAAATCTGTGTAGTACATCCAATGCGTCACACATCTCATTCCACTCAAGCAACATCAATGGGGCGCCTCAGGAAACGCCGTTTGGACTTCACCGGTATGTTTCCGCCGCTTCCGAGACATCGAATGACGGGCAGGGTATTACCCGCATCCGGTACCAAAGAATCGACGAAAACACTGCCGGGAGATATGTACAAGCGAAGTTCCTGATGCGTTCTGTAACGACATTTCAGGAGGAATTGTACGATGGCTGAAAAACGAGTGTATTTTTTTGGTGGAGGGCAGGCTGAGGGATCTGCAAAGATGAAAGATCTCCTCGGTGGTAAGGGAGCGAACCTTGCGGAAATGACCAGTCTGGGCATACCGGTGCCTCCGGGGTTCACCATCACGGCAAAGATGTGTGAACAGTACTACAAGAACGGCAGAAAGAATTCCGATGACCTGGTGGAAGAAGTTGAAGAGCATCTTCACCGTCTGGAATCCACTGTGGGCAAGAAGCTCGGGGACAAGGATTCCCCTCTGCTGGTTTCGGTCCGTTCCGGTGCTGCGGTTTCCATGCCGGGCATGATGGACACCATCCTTAATCTCGGATTGAACGACGAAGCGGTTATCGGTCTGCAGAAAAGCACCAATAATGAACGTCTGGCCTGGGACAGCTACCGCCGCTTCATTAATATGTTCGGAAATGTGGTGATGGGCATCCCCCACGAAGAATTCGAAAAGGAAATGGACAAGGTCAAGTACAAGAAGAACGTGGAAGAAGACGTTGATCTTGACGCCAATGACCTGAAAGAGCTTGTGAAGCTCTACAAGGCACTGTATAAAAAACAGACCCATGAAGACTTTCCCCAGGATCCATTGGACCAGCTCTGGAAGGCAATTAATGCCGTTTTCGGCTCCTGGAACAACCCCAAAGCAATAAAATACCGGAAAATCAATGATATTAAGGACCTTCTGGGTACGGCGGTGAGCGTTGTAGCCATGGTTTTCGGAAACTTCGGGGATGACAGCGGAACCGGGGTATGTTTCTCCCGTGATCCTTCAACCGGAGAGAAGATGTTCTATGGTGAATATCTGATGAACGCCCAGGGAGAGGATGTAGTTGCGGGAATCCGTACGCCCAAGCGCATTACCACCCTGCAGGACCAGGATCCCAAGCTGTTTCAGACCCTGGTGGATGTTAAGGATCGGTTGGAAAAGCATTACCGGGATATGCAAGACATGGAGTTTACCATTCAGGAAGGCAAGCTCTATCTTCTCCAGACCCGGAACGCCAAGCGTACCGGCGCAGCGGCCATCAAGGTTGCGGTTGATATGGTGAGCGAAGGTGTGATCAGCAAGGAAGAGGCTCTGACCCGGGTTACCCCCCTCCAGCTTGAGCAGGTATTTCATCCTGCAATTCATCCTGCGACCAAAAAGAAAGTGAAAGCCATTGCCAAGGGTCTGAACGCCAGCCCCGGTGCCGCCACCGGTCAGATCGTGTTCAGTGCCGATGAGGCCGAGGAATGGCATGCCGAAGGCAAAAAGGTTCTTCTGGTACGTCCGGAAACCAGCCCCGAAGATATCGGCGGTATGGACGTTGCAGAAGGGATTCTCACATCAACCGGGGGAATGACCAGCCATGCTGCGGTGGTTGCCCGTGGAATGGGAAAACCCTGTATTGCGGGCTGTAAGGAAGCCCAGATTGTAAACAAGAAAATGGTGATCAAGGGTCAGGAGTTCAAGGAAGGCGACTGGATCACCCTGGACGGCGCCAGCGGCGAAGTGTTCGAAGGCAAGCTTGAGCTGAAGGAACCGGAAATCAAGGGCGAACTGACAACATTTCTCAGCTGGGCCGATGAAGTGCGCATCCACAGCTATCGGGCTTCCAAGGGACTGAAGGGATTCGGCGTTCGCACCAACGCGGATACTTCCACCGACGCCCAGCGGGCCCGGGACTTCGGCGCGGAAGGTATTGGACTGTGCCGAACCGAGCACATGTTCTTTGAAGAGGAAAAGATCAAAATTTTCCGGGAAATGATTGTAGCCGCAGATGATGAAGCCCGGAAGAAAGCGCTGGATAAACTTCTGCCCCTGCAGCAGAAGGATTTTGTGGGTATATTTGAGGTGATGAACGGCTTTCCGGTGACCATCCGGCTGCTGGATCCTCCCCTCCATGAGTTTGTGCCCAAGGATGATGATCAGATCAAGGAGCTTGCAAAAATAGCCGGGATATCGGCCCAGGCGCTGAAAAACAAGATCCGTTCCCTCCACGAAGAAAATCCCATGCTGGGACACCGGGGTGTGCGCCTTGGTATCACTTTTCCGGAAATCTACCGCATGCAGGCGGAAGCAATTATGCGGGCAGCATGTGAAGCTGCTCTGAAAGGCGTACAGGTATATCCCGAGATCATGATCCCCCTGGTGGGACATATCCGCGAACTGGAAATCATGCGGGGCCATGTGGAGGAAGTGGCGAAGAAGGTGCTCCAGGAAACCAAGGCGAAGATCGACTACAAGATCGGCACCATGATCGAGGTGCCCCGTGCAACGCTGGTGGCCGATGAACTTGCCCACCATGCTGACTTCTTCAGCTTCGGTACCAACGACCTGACCCAGATGACCTACGGCTTCAGCCGGGATGACGTGGGCAGCTTTGTGCCCCAGTACATCCAGGAGGGAATTCTCGAGGATGACCCCTTCGCCAAACTGGACCAGGAAGGTATCGGTCAGCTCATCGAACTGGGGATCGGCAAAGGCCGGGATACCAACAAGTATCTGAAGATCGGTATTTGCGGTGAGCACGGCGGAGAACCGAGCTCGGTGGATTTCTGCTATCGGGCGGGAATGAATTACGTGAGCTGTTCTCCCTTCCGGGTTCCGGTTGCACGGCTTTCTGCGGCTCAGTCAGTGCTGAGCAATCAGAAATAGGTCATTGAAACCGGCCACAGAAAAGGCCGCTGAAAAAGACCACTGAATAAAATCATAGAAACACGCTGAAATGATGCTGCTGCTGCCCCGGGGCAGGGCAGCCGCCGCCGGGACTCTGCTCCCGGCGGTTTTTTTTGAGGCTATGATGAAACAGGTTTGTGATGGAATTTTGAATGAGTTTCCGCTAATCTGAAGATATCGAACAACATACCACCCATACCCGGAGTATCACGGAATTCCTGCCAAGGGGGCAGAGTCCCGGTATGAGCAGCCCCAAGTGGGGAACAGGATAACAGTATGCTGAAATCAATATCGCGGTTTTTCGCCGCCATCAACGGCTACCAGCGGCCAGGGGAGCTGGCTGCCGGAGCTGCCTGCGGGGTGATTCTGGGAGTGCTTCCCGGAGGAAACGCCAGCTGGTGGATTCTCTTTATTGTATTTGCATTGGTAAAAATCAATAAGGGTGCAATGATTCTGGTGATGCTACTTTTCATGTGGCTTGCAAGCAGTCTGGATCCCCTGCTTCACAGTCTGGGATATGGAATTCTCACCGCTCCGGCCCTGAATCCTCTTTTCACCCGAATGGCGTCACTTCCTCTGGTTCCATTGACCCGCTTCAATAACACTCTGGTAATGGGAGGTCTGGCCGCTGCCCTGCCTCTGTGGCTGATCAGTTACGCTGTGTTCCGTCTGCTGGTGAAATTCTACCGAAGCTACATCCGGGACACTATTATTCGTCCCCGACTTCTCCCCTGGATTAAACGGGTACCGATTCTCCGGCATATGTACCGGGCATTGGAGATTCTCTTCGGCGCAGGGGAGGGTGTATGGCGGTCATGAAAAAGAAGTACACGCCTCGGAAATTCGAAAAGATGCTCAGGAATCTCCACAGTCCCCGACACGTTGAAGCCGTACGGAAGCTCTACCGTGAGGAGGGCAGGGGGTACGTTCTCAGGCAGGATCTGAATAAAGAAGAAAAGAAGCTTCTCAAAGAGGCCCGGGGTATTCTGAAGAAAAACCGGGGAACCATACGGCTGGCACGTGTGGTGCTACTTGGGATTATTTTGGGAGGCCTGATCGTATTTTTCACCGTCTTCCTCAACCCCCTGGTGACCCGGGGAATTCAGAGTGGAATGCAGGCAGTATTTTCCGCCAGAACCGAGATCTCGGGTCTGAATGTCCGACCGTTCCAGCCCTCCATCAGCATAGACTATCTTGCCCAGGGAGATTCATCCCGGCCCTTCCGGAATCTGTTTGAGGTGAGGGATGTGGAAATAGCCCTGAACGGCAGGGCTCTGCTTTCCCGCTCCCTGGTGATCGAAAACATCCAGTTCAGAGATTTGCGATGGGGTGGAGAGCGCACCCGGTCAGCCGCCCTTGACCCCGCCGGGGATGAGACTTCGGAGAACGGTTCCGCCGGGGAGAATACCCGGGGCGGAGATTCCGGTTCTCCCGAAGAGTCCGCTCCTGCGGGACAGCTCGGCGACGATCTGCTCCAGGCTCTCAGCCTGGATCCCGAGCAAGCCTTTCAGGAGTTTCAGGCCGGATTTGCCGCCCCCCGGGCCATTGAAGAGTTTTCTACGGACATGCAGGATCGGGTTGAAGCATGGGGCGGCCGGGCCAATGATATTGAGACGGAGGTTCGATCGTTTACCGGCCAGTACTCGGATCTTTTAGATACCCGGCCGGAGGATCTCAGGGAGCCGGAAAAGCTTCGCTCCCTGGCCGGCCGTGTGCAGGATGCGGTTCAGGATGCATCGGAGCTGGAGAGCAGTCTTCAATCCAGGGTTACCCAGCTGCAGGAGGAATACGCCGACACCCTGGCCAGGGCGGATGCACTGAGAGAACAGATCAATGCAGACATAGAATCGGTTCGGACAGAAATCGCCGACGTCCGGGATACCGGCGCAGCCGGCCTGGTCCGGGGATTTCTTCAATCCGGACTGGAGGCGCTGTTCGGTGAGAAGAGTGCAATAGTGTACCGGGGCCTGGATATCTACAGGAATTTCAAAGCAAATCAGGATGCTGCAGCGGCTCCGGGCCTGCCGGGCGGGAGGAGACGCCCTCCGTTCAGGGAGGGGGGCGTGGACATTCAGTTCGCCCGGTCAAGCTATCCGGCATTCTGGCTCAAACGGGCGGAAGGAGGGGCATCTCCGGAGAACGGTACACCCCAGCGACTGGAACTGCGGAATCTGAGCAGCCGGCCGGAAATCGGCGGCGGTTCAGAGGATGGCGGATTTCGGCTCACCTATGAGGGTAGTATCGGGGTGCCCATGAACCTTGAGGTGACAAGGGGTGCCAATGAACTGGAAGAGTTCCAGATTCGACTGAATGCCAGTGAACTGAACAGCCGGGTTGAACAGTTGCCGGATTTTTTCCGCATCAGCCATATACGCACCAGTGGAACCTTCCAGGGAAACGTGGTGCTGGCTTCCCAAGGCCGATTGAACCTGGATACCGAGTTCCGCTTTTCCCAGGTTGATGTGACCCCGGCTCAGCAGACGGAGAACGCAAATAATGAGTCACCCGGCTCGGAGCTGCTGAACTCCCTGCCCATACGAATTGCCCAAAGCCTGGAAGCCGCAGATGAGCTGAATATCGCATTCAAGGGAAGAAGGATGGAGGATGCCTGGGAAAGCACCAGTTTGGAGAGCAACATCCCGGGAATTCTCTCGGGGACCGTGGATGAAATTATCAGTCAGCAGCTGGAGCTTTTCAGGGAAGAACTGAACGCACGGATCGAATCATACAGACAGGAATTGGCAACCCGTCTTGAAAATATCTATGCCCCCGCAGGAGATATCATCCGGGAGGCCGAGCTGGATCTGGAAAATCTGGAAGATACCCGTGCAGAACTGCAGGACCTCCGGGAACAGGCTCTCAACAGGGTGGAAAACATAATCGCCGAACAGGCGGCGGCAGTTGAAGAGGCCGCCCGGGAAGCAGCCAGAGAGGCCGAAGAGACCGCCCGTAGACAGGCCGAGGAAGCCGAAGAAGCGGCCAGAGAAGCTGCCAAAGAAGCAGCCAGAGAAGCAGCCAGAGAAGCAGCCAGAGAAGCAGCCAGAGAGGCGGCCGAGCGGGCAGCCGAAGAAGCCGAATCCAGACTGCCCTCCCTGCCGGGGTTTTAATCCGGGACCGGATATATTAATCCGAGCCCGAACGAACGGCTGAGCTGACCGGGGTATCCGGGTGATTCCCCCATTCCAGCCACGACCCTGCATAATTTTTCACCTCAGAATATCCCAGATACCTGAGGGTGAAGTAGCTGTGTGAGGAGCGGGTTCCG
It includes:
- a CDS encoding helicase C-terminal domain-containing protein, with the protein product MVSADSRIPQHIAHLMRETVSQARNREVLFVCTQDEEGMLASARAVARGNDGMVPAPEPHMREGQVIVHNHPSGTLNPSDADVSVAARLASQGIGSWIVDNSVRNLYIITEAYEAPKKTELDLQRLADMLLPGGGLSRLQPDFEPRDPQLEMLEEVVKAFNENLIVVSEAGTGVGKSLAYLIPAAAWVLQNRERVVISTATINLQQQILEKDIPTVRRLFKDSGGDEIKVVLAKGRNQYLCQSRLQELIEEEGLFGEEQLDEIRRWAEVTETGDRSDLPFNPDPSLWARVNSDADACSELRCSRRGSCFLQKARKAAASAHIVVTNHHLLFADLAIRKEGFGQDATVILPAFQRLIIDEAHNVEGAATSYFSEEFNRFTLHKYANMLLRQRRSRAGGIIPSLRKSAGVRFEGAEALLQSMRSRVQELDDALLPFLDQQNSLRLAADPNELPGNHEKSELETVLFEQLGRFQQSVLDTVELLADEFKSLDDSDSDEPRIAELRIMIRRLEGVAKICGDFREYATRPDLVYWLDRRRSSAGDRFVHFTATPIEVGPILQEAMFDQYESIVLTSATLSVNKSIQYWQRRVGLLNNDRLVFKSMESPFDYSRRVLLGVPNDAPSPSSGEQYSSWLQGFVMRMLDISEGHALILFTSYSMLTQVYEYCKPLLVQRGITCFRQGDDDRNRLMSSFQKEVSSVLFATHSFWEGIDAPGDALKLLIISRLPFRVPTEPVLLARTDAIQSRGGNPFFELSLPEAVMKLKQGFGRLMRRKSDRGVVLITDNRVITKRYGRNFIDSLPPARLVVESSDRLAGEVERVLYEDMDS
- a CDS encoding co-chaperone GroES translates to MNVQPLGDRVLLKTEAGEEKTSGGLFIPQTAQEKTQTAVVTAIGDDTDVITVKVGDRVMYDKYAGTQVKIDGDDHLIVSFSDIIAIIK
- a CDS encoding Hsp20/alpha crystallin family protein, which translates into the protein MSRELSLFRDFWNDVPSMLDADWNNLPGHLSSDISGNMRKMLNAKCDFQDREDSYRIELELPGVKKKEVEIELRNDVLTVSWERKQEKKKGLGKNSRFERSQGSFTRSFTVRGADESKINAELRDGVLNINVPKTEEARPHHISIS
- a CDS encoding diacylglycerol/lipid kinase family protein encodes the protein MSDPYFRVLINPHRYPRYIKRLKKKIRKVPGGRIQEAGSKEDFSRGIRDFLYSDEKYLLVWGGDGTAHLAINSWMKHLEENDLPGDSGGGKPGGPNSSGETGKGDTGRSNSGGGAALPMDQKAIGFLRGGSGNGIQDSYEVPFLLSSQISTYLQSMQQGYTQQVDLLTVGSGRELRYAQLAGTGFDAELLRRREAALARRGGRPSGLAQYLKGGLSLFREDFLARRNSFHLIMENGKYALRSTRANAELGFTRLEYEQTPLMIEAGTRPFYGRMFKVCPDVVCNDGRMDVYQFMFENKWQILSNLLPLWNGWHNRINRNQAEKGRPLIERYEVERLKIISATPFLYHIDGELEECREQNGEYSLSLGIAPGAIRFLVPGSFHRKFHPENLYHQGKVWK
- a CDS encoding sigma-70 family RNA polymerase sigma factor, coding for MSQATEKRINGNTKSNDENILTMYLKEINKIPLLSREEEVDLATRARDGEQAAKDKLVQANLRFVVNVAKKYQNQGLPLTDLISEGNIGLLNAIERFDVDKGFHFISYAVWWIRQAILKAICEKSRMIRLPLNRANELVQIEKARKGISGRVGETEEIREIARTLNMDEEHVTDLVNISREHVSLETPVYKEKDSSMLSDFVEDNVNALPEDLVLHDSLKNDINNILTTLTEKEAEIIQFRFGLNGYAPMSLKEIGDRYNLTKERIRQIEKKAIKRLQHPTRSRYLSSYVA
- a CDS encoding Hsp20/alpha crystallin family protein, whose protein sequence is MNLAKKESKDRQVESTRGNSFRTPACDIHENENSYLMIFDLPGVEKKDVNITVEQNVLNLSAECSKAPGEGYDMLREEMQFSGYKRSFELGETVDSGNISAQYDNGSLILTLPKKENKKTKKIQIELK
- a CDS encoding Hsp20/alpha crystallin family protein, whose protein sequence is MYQSVLDDLFELNREMNRIFNGTGYRGYGAWPETNMYENKESYVLVSKVPGMSRDDIEVSIQDNTLSISGSRKKDQQENMKIHLNERFQGDFQRNFLLNERIDTDHIKAETENGLLIIRLPKSPESKPKKIEIQ